The proteins below come from a single Psychrobacter sp. FDAARGOS_221 genomic window:
- the hemJ gene encoding protoporphyrinogen oxidase HemJ: MAEYLNWIKAAHVISMVCWFAAIFYLPRLFVYHAMSEDKISQDRFVIMERKLYRGIMTPSMIATWLFGLWMLYIGWDVYKTQGWLHVKLLLVVLLSAYHGMCGAYRKKLVDNPHHKTHVFWRWFNEMPVFILIAVVILVIVKPF; the protein is encoded by the coding sequence ATGGCGGAATATTTAAACTGGATTAAAGCGGCTCACGTTATTTCGATGGTCTGTTGGTTCGCTGCTATCTTTTATCTACCCAGACTGTTTGTCTATCATGCCATGAGTGAAGACAAAATCAGCCAAGACCGCTTTGTCATCATGGAGCGCAAGCTATACCGCGGTATTATGACGCCGTCCATGATTGCCACTTGGTTATTTGGCCTGTGGATGCTATACATCGGCTGGGATGTGTATAAGACGCAAGGCTGGTTACACGTCAAACTGCTGTTAGTAGTATTGCTGTCTGCTTATCATGGCATGTGTGGTGCCTATCGTAAGAAATTGGTCGATAATCCGCATCACAAGACCCATGTGTTCTGGCGCTGGTTTAACGAAATGCCAGTGTTTATTTTGATTGCGGTGGTTATCTTGGTGATTGTTAAACCGTTTTAA
- the bioB gene encoding biotin synthase BioB produces MTTMTPNSTPITREYISQLFELPFMDLLLKAQTIHREHFNANEVQISTLLSIKTGNCPEDCGYCSQSGHHRDKTKLQAEKRLEVDKVLAAARRAKASGSSRFCMGAAWKHPSKKDMPYVAELIREVKALGMETCMTLGMLDAEQSAQLAEAGLDYYNHNLDTSRRYYDEVVSTRSYDDRLDTIENVRNAGINVCSGSIVGMGETREDRVDWVYELASMPVPPESIPVNLLVPIKGTPLGDKVLSEGELPVLEWIRTIAVTRICCPKSYVRLSAGRESLSDSEQALAFMAGANSFFYGDKLLTTGNASQSNDDRLMAQLGLTASKAEPSVVPVTNAMSGSRSHLQKI; encoded by the coding sequence ATGACCACTATGACACCCAACAGCACGCCCATAACCCGTGAGTATATTTCGCAGCTATTTGAACTGCCCTTTATGGACTTGCTATTAAAGGCGCAAACCATTCATCGTGAACACTTTAATGCAAATGAGGTTCAAATCAGCACCTTGTTGTCCATTAAAACTGGCAATTGCCCTGAAGACTGTGGTTATTGCTCACAGTCCGGACATCATCGTGACAAAACCAAACTGCAAGCTGAAAAGCGCCTAGAAGTGGATAAAGTGTTGGCAGCAGCACGACGCGCCAAAGCCTCTGGCTCATCACGGTTCTGTATGGGCGCCGCGTGGAAGCATCCCAGTAAAAAAGACATGCCTTATGTTGCTGAGCTGATTAGAGAAGTAAAAGCCTTGGGTATGGAAACTTGTATGACCTTAGGTATGTTGGATGCTGAGCAGTCAGCACAATTAGCTGAAGCTGGGCTTGATTACTATAATCACAACCTAGATACCTCACGTCGCTATTATGATGAAGTGGTCAGCACCCGCAGCTACGATGATCGCCTAGATACCATCGAAAACGTACGTAATGCAGGTATTAACGTATGTAGTGGTAGTATTGTCGGTATGGGTGAAACCCGTGAAGACCGTGTCGACTGGGTATATGAGCTTGCCAGCATGCCTGTGCCGCCAGAGTCTATCCCAGTGAATTTATTGGTTCCGATTAAAGGCACGCCTCTCGGCGATAAAGTATTGAGCGAAGGTGAGCTGCCGGTATTAGAGTGGATTCGTACCATTGCGGTCACTCGTATTTGCTGCCCAAAAAGCTATGTACGCTTATCAGCAGGCCGTGAAAGCTTATCTGACTCTGAGCAGGCATTGGCATTTATGGCCGGCGCCAACTCATTTTTTTATGGTGACAAACTATTAACCACTGGCAACGCAAGCCAATCCAACGATGACAGATTGATGGCACAGCTAGGGCTGACAGCTTCGAAGGCTGAACCTTCTGTGGTACCGGTTACCAATGCTATGAGTGGTAGCCGCAGCCATTTACAGAAGATTTAG